The following are encoded in a window of Haliotis asinina isolate JCU_RB_2024 chromosome 14, JCU_Hal_asi_v2, whole genome shotgun sequence genomic DNA:
- the LOC137260741 gene encoding putative uncharacterized protein DDB_G0290521 has product MSKPETLTPSQLSKPETITPSQLSKPETLTLSQLSKPETLTPSQLSKPETITPISRPNQTLNPSQLSKPETLTLSQLSTPKTLTPSQLSKPETLTPSQLSTPKTLTPSQLSTPKTLTSSQLSKPKTLPLSQLSTPKTLNPSQLSKPETLTLSQLSTPKTLTPSQLSKPETLTPSQLSKPKTITLSQPSKPNT; this is encoded by the exons ATGTCCAAACCCGAAACACTTACCCCGAGTCAGCTGTCCAAACCGGAAACAATTACCCCGAGTCAGCTGTCCAAACCGGAAACACTTACCCTGAGTCAGCTGTCCAAACCGGAAACACTTACCCCAAGTCAGCTGTCCAAACCGGAAACAATTACCCCGA TCAGCCGTCCAAACCAAACACTTAACCCGAGTCAGTTGTCCAAACCGGAAACACTTACCCTCAGTCAGCTGTCCACACCCAAAACACTTACCCCAAGTCAGTTGTCCAAACCGGAAACACTTACCCCAAGTCAGCTGTCCACACCCAAAACACTTACCCCAAGTCAGCTGTCCACACCCAAAACACTTACCTCGAGTCAGTTGTCCAAACCCAAAACACTTCCCCTCAGTCAGCTGTCCACACCCAAAACACTTAACCCGAGTCAGTTGTCCAAACCAGAAACACTTACCCTCAGTCAGCTGTCCACACCCAAAACACTTACCCCGAGTCAGTTGTCCAAACCGGAAACACTTACCCCAAGTCAGTTGTCCAAACCCAAAACAATTACCCTCAGTCAGCCGTCCAAACCAAACACTTAA